The following are encoded in a window of Brevibacillus ruminantium genomic DNA:
- a CDS encoding sulfate/molybdate ABC transporter ATP-binding protein, giving the protein MSIEIKGISKSYGTFQALRDVELEIPTGELVALLGPSGSGKTTLLRLIAGLEGADQGQVFFNGEDNTDRDVRERGVGFVFQHYALFRHMNIFENIAFGLKVRPRKVRLGKAEIREKVSALLRLVQLDGLAHRYPSQLSGGQRQRVALARALAVEPKFLLLDEPFGALDAKVRQELRRWLRRLHEKLGLTIVFVTHDQEEALELADRVVVMNEGRVEQVGSPQEVYSNPANPFVYSFLGRVNFFRGRVDNGKVKLGEAEFDVDWAAETNNQPAVGYVRPHDVEVSRSPKNPRSVLSELCYIYDLGSVIRLELRRKDTGEILEAEVSRHRFAELAPRPADTLYVTLQHVAFYINGQLIRG; this is encoded by the coding sequence ATGAGTATCGAAATCAAAGGAATCAGCAAGTCATACGGAACCTTTCAAGCTTTGCGGGATGTGGAGCTGGAGATTCCTACCGGGGAACTGGTCGCTTTGCTTGGACCATCCGGCTCGGGAAAAACAACCCTGTTGCGGCTGATCGCAGGGCTGGAGGGAGCCGATCAGGGGCAAGTCTTTTTCAACGGGGAAGACAATACGGATCGTGATGTTCGAGAGCGGGGCGTGGGCTTTGTCTTTCAGCACTATGCTTTGTTCCGGCATATGAATATTTTTGAAAACATCGCCTTTGGCTTGAAAGTCCGTCCGCGCAAGGTGAGGCTTGGCAAAGCGGAAATCAGAGAAAAGGTATCCGCTCTTCTCAGGCTGGTACAGCTGGATGGGCTGGCCCATCGCTACCCTTCCCAATTGTCCGGGGGGCAGCGGCAACGCGTTGCGCTTGCACGGGCATTAGCTGTGGAACCCAAATTTCTCTTGCTGGATGAACCCTTTGGGGCACTGGATGCAAAGGTTCGTCAAGAGCTTCGTCGCTGGCTGCGCCGGTTGCATGAGAAGCTGGGTTTGACGATTGTCTTCGTCACCCACGATCAGGAGGAAGCATTGGAGCTGGCGGATCGGGTCGTCGTCATGAACGAAGGAAGAGTCGAACAAGTTGGCTCACCCCAGGAGGTATACAGCAATCCGGCCAATCCGTTTGTCTACAGTTTTTTGGGCCGGGTCAACTTTTTCAGGGGACGAGTGGACAATGGCAAGGTAAAGCTGGGGGAAGCAGAGTTTGACGTGGACTGGGCGGCGGAAACGAACAACCAGCCGGCGGTTGGTTATGTCCGGCCTCATGATGTAGAGGTAAGCCGCTCGCCGAAAAACCCGCGGTCGGTCTTATCTGAGCTTTGCTACATCTACGATTTGGGATCAGTCATCCGCTTGGAGCTGAGGCGTAAGGATACAGGCGAAATACTGGAAGCGGAGGTGAGCCGCCACCGTTTTGCCGAGCTGGCGCCGCGTCCCGCAGATACGTTGTACGTGACCCTGCAGCATGTTGCTTTTTATATTAATGGCCAATTGATCCGGGGGTAG
- the cysW gene encoding sulfate ABC transporter permease subunit CysW, whose product MGLFLIVPLISVFSAAFSEGVDLFARAVTEEETLSAIRLTLLTAVISVPANVIFGVAAAWAIAKFSFRGKNVLLTLIDLPFAVSPVISGLIFVLLFGSQGILGPWLEAHDIKIIFAVPGIILATTFVTFPFVARELIPVMEAQGKDEEEAAVSLGASGWQTFLKITLPNIKWGLLYGVILCNARAMGEFGAVSVVSGHIRGMTNTLPLHVEILYNEYQFVAAFAVATLLGMLALVTLILKSVIEWKSEHQEREDIAVSEVIGEARA is encoded by the coding sequence ATGGGTCTGTTCCTGATCGTACCGTTGATTTCTGTTTTTTCCGCCGCCTTCAGCGAGGGAGTCGACTTGTTTGCCCGTGCCGTGACGGAGGAAGAAACACTGTCGGCGATCAGACTGACCTTGCTGACGGCAGTCATCAGCGTGCCGGCCAATGTCATCTTTGGCGTGGCAGCAGCCTGGGCCATCGCGAAGTTCTCATTCCGGGGAAAAAATGTGCTGTTGACACTGATCGACCTTCCATTTGCCGTCTCACCCGTTATTTCCGGACTGATCTTTGTTCTTCTCTTTGGCAGTCAGGGAATACTTGGACCGTGGCTGGAAGCTCATGACATCAAGATCATTTTTGCGGTACCGGGGATTATTCTGGCAACCACCTTTGTAACGTTTCCCTTTGTGGCAAGAGAATTGATTCCGGTTATGGAAGCGCAAGGAAAAGATGAGGAAGAAGCGGCTGTTTCTCTTGGTGCGAGTGGCTGGCAAACATTTTTGAAAATAACACTTCCCAATATCAAGTGGGGTCTGTTGTACGGAGTTATTCTGTGCAATGCCAGAGCAATGGGGGAATTTGGAGCAGTATCCGTTGTCTCGGGTCACATTCGCGGAATGACAAACACACTGCCGTTGCATGTGGAAATTTTATATAATGAATATCAATTCGTTGCTGCGTTTGCAGTCGCTACCTTGCTGGGGATGCTGGCGCTGGTAACGTTGATCTTAAAAAGTGTGATTGAGTGGAAATCCGAACATCAGGAGCGAGAGGACATAGCGGTGTCAGAAGTCATCGGGGAGGCTCGCGCATGA
- the cysT gene encoding sulfate ABC transporter permease subunit CysT, which translates to MRKRISSRGILPGFGLTMGYALIYLSLLVLIPLSILFLKTSNMSWEQLWMTVTDQRVLVSFRVSFLTAFCAACVNAVFGVLVAWVLERYQFPGKRIIDGIVDLPFALPTAVAGIALASIYSENGWIGQIFASWGIKIAYTPIGIFIALTFIGLPFVVRTVQPVLQDWDRQIEEAARTLGATRLQTFLRVIVPYLLPAIMTGFALAFARALGEYGSVVFISGNMPLQTEIVPLLIMTKLEQFDYLGATAIASVMLIASFLMLLLINFLQWKTNKFDAAR; encoded by the coding sequence ATGCGAAAACGAATCAGTTCGAGAGGGATCTTGCCAGGCTTTGGACTCACCATGGGGTACGCCCTGATCTACCTCAGTCTGCTTGTCTTAATTCCGTTGTCGATCCTCTTTCTGAAGACATCCAATATGAGCTGGGAGCAGCTTTGGATGACAGTCACGGACCAGCGTGTATTGGTTTCCTTTCGAGTCAGCTTTTTAACTGCCTTCTGTGCAGCATGTGTAAATGCCGTTTTTGGTGTTTTAGTTGCTTGGGTTTTGGAGCGGTATCAGTTCCCCGGAAAACGGATCATTGACGGCATTGTCGACCTGCCTTTTGCTTTGCCTACAGCCGTTGCCGGTATCGCGCTTGCTTCTATCTATTCGGAGAACGGCTGGATTGGCCAGATATTCGCTAGCTGGGGCATCAAAATCGCGTACACCCCGATCGGCATATTCATCGCGTTGACCTTTATCGGCCTGCCCTTTGTCGTGCGAACGGTACAGCCTGTGCTGCAAGATTGGGATCGGCAGATTGAAGAGGCTGCTCGAACACTTGGCGCAACCCGCCTGCAGACGTTTTTGCGCGTCATTGTCCCGTATTTGCTGCCTGCCATCATGACAGGTTTTGCGCTGGCCTTTGCACGGGCACTTGGGGAATATGGTTCGGTGGTCTTTATTTCCGGCAATATGCCGCTGCAAACCGAAATTGTACCATTGTTGATCATGACGAAGCTCGAGCAGTTTGATTATTTGGGGGCTACTGCGATCGCTTCGGTCATGCTAATCGCATCCTTTCTCATGCTGCTTCTGATCAATTTCCTGCAGTGGAAGACGAATAAATTTGATGCTGCGCGCTAG
- a CDS encoding sulfate ABC transporter substrate-binding protein: MNRRHPFRWPVFFHLLSVILSLSLIGCSASSGNPQSGEPKATVELLNVSYDPTRELYHEINQRFAAYWKQQTGQIVTIKQSHGGSGKQSRSVIDGLEADVVTLALAYDIDAIAERGYLPKEWQSRLPDNSAPYTSTIVFLVRKGNPKHIQDWDDLIREDVAVITPNPKTSGGARWNYLAAWGYALKANNGDETKAQDYVNRLFKNVPVLDSGARGATTTFVERGIGDVLIAWENEAYLAINELGKEKFDLVNPSISILAEPPVTIVDKNVDKHQTREIATEYLKFLYTKEAQEIAAAHYYRPRSEEVRAALASPFPKIELFTIQEVFGGWDKAQQVHFSDGGIFDQIYQPAKK; this comes from the coding sequence ATGAATCGACGTCATCCGTTTCGTTGGCCAGTGTTTTTCCATCTGCTGTCTGTCATCCTGTCCCTTAGCTTGATTGGATGCTCGGCAAGCTCAGGGAATCCCCAATCAGGCGAACCCAAGGCTACAGTGGAACTGCTCAATGTCTCCTACGATCCTACCCGGGAATTGTACCACGAGATCAACCAGCGATTTGCAGCGTACTGGAAGCAACAAACGGGGCAAATCGTCACGATTAAACAATCGCATGGGGGATCGGGAAAACAGTCCCGTTCCGTGATTGACGGATTGGAAGCCGATGTGGTTACACTTGCGCTGGCTTACGATATCGATGCAATCGCTGAACGAGGATATCTGCCCAAAGAGTGGCAGAGTCGATTGCCTGACAACAGCGCACCGTATACATCCACCATCGTTTTCCTGGTCAGAAAAGGCAACCCCAAACACATTCAGGATTGGGATGACCTTATCCGGGAAGACGTAGCCGTCATTACCCCCAATCCGAAAACATCAGGAGGGGCCAGGTGGAATTACCTGGCGGCCTGGGGTTACGCCTTGAAAGCCAACAACGGCGATGAAACCAAAGCACAGGATTACGTGAATCGCTTGTTTAAAAACGTTCCCGTTCTGGATTCGGGAGCGCGCGGCGCGACCACCACATTTGTGGAAAGAGGGATCGGCGATGTATTGATTGCGTGGGAAAACGAGGCATATCTGGCGATCAATGAACTGGGCAAGGAGAAGTTTGATCTGGTCAATCCCTCGATAAGCATTCTCGCGGAGCCGCCAGTAACGATTGTAGACAAAAACGTCGACAAGCATCAGACAAGAGAAATCGCAACGGAGTACCTGAAGTTCCTCTACACGAAGGAAGCTCAAGAGATTGCTGCCGCTCATTACTACCGCCCGCGGTCTGAAGAAGTCAGAGCTGCTCTTGCGTCGCCCTTCCCCAAAATTGAACTCTTTACAATTCAAGAGGTCTTTGGCGGCTGGGACAAGGCACAACAAGTGCATTTTTCTGATGGGGGTATATTTGATCAGATCTATCAGCCCGCAAAGAAGTAA